One genomic segment of candidate division KSB1 bacterium includes these proteins:
- a CDS encoding DEAD/DEAH box helicase: MAVVEVTDYLSEEAAAAIRQAIADAGGNEVFLLGEGEDDGTVRQVRVLARGNQEAVPAATHLAKPGDAVIHNHPYGPLTPSEADLAVASRVGQFGVAFYIVNNEVDEIYVVVEPSPPEKEIPLDRDEIASLIAPHGPIAAKLSGYEDRPQQVEMIEAVCQAFNEHRLAVIEAGTGTGKTLAYLLPAIYWSVRNKQRCVVSTHTINLQEQIINKDIPFLQRALDIKFRAVLVKGRGNYACLRKVAELEREPELLLNEENADEVRALIAWTKVTKDGSRADLPIMPRNEVWEAIASESDTCLRAKCQHFSSCFVNRARRQAAQAHILVANHHLLFADLAVRNQLGNLGEAAVLPPYRHIIFDEAHNIEEVASSYFGSRITRAGLARMLRRFHRPGKDEHRGLLHLARAKVHKHSDVLPMELLREATSLIERTLVPLADQLLEDNSAVMESLWQGVRAQAEEQEGEVKLRLTPLAQRLLLGGEGEEKVRALCAGLRQFASRAKDFLGILDRASRYVEEDFCSLAIELRAASERLEAAADTIEDILFGSDEAHTRWIEVKAGQRDNIVRLLSAPLEIGQMMRTAVFERFQTVVMTSATMTVAGSFEFVNERTGAGLVEKRLELMLPAPFDFERHVLLGVPLDIPDPRDHDYAAALAELVLRALLISEGRAFVLFTSYGLLNKIHRQLDPLLMEHGIVALKQGAEDRHRLLERFRRDTTSVLFGTDSFWQGVDVEGEALESVIITKLPFQVPTEPLVEARVEALKNRGGNPFTEYTVPWATLKFKQGFGRLIRRKTDRGCVLIFDKRVVLKSYGSVFLGSLPKCRLVTGSTEEVFAALREFFARARRS; this comes from the coding sequence ATGGCTGTGGTTGAGGTCACAGACTATCTTTCCGAGGAGGCTGCCGCTGCCATTCGCCAGGCGATAGCCGATGCCGGTGGCAACGAAGTCTTCCTCCTCGGCGAAGGGGAAGACGATGGCACGGTGCGCCAGGTGCGGGTCCTGGCTCGCGGCAACCAGGAAGCCGTGCCGGCAGCGACGCACCTGGCGAAGCCAGGCGATGCGGTCATCCACAACCACCCTTACGGCCCCCTCACTCCTTCGGAGGCCGACCTGGCGGTGGCCTCGCGCGTGGGCCAGTTCGGCGTGGCCTTCTACATCGTCAACAACGAGGTTGACGAAATCTATGTGGTAGTCGAGCCGAGCCCACCCGAAAAAGAGATCCCCTTAGACCGTGATGAGATTGCCTCGCTCATCGCGCCCCATGGGCCGATCGCGGCCAAGCTTTCCGGCTACGAAGACCGCCCCCAGCAGGTGGAGATGATCGAGGCGGTGTGTCAGGCCTTCAACGAACACCGGTTGGCGGTCATCGAGGCGGGAACCGGCACGGGCAAGACGTTGGCGTATCTGCTACCGGCCATCTACTGGAGCGTGCGCAACAAGCAGCGCTGCGTGGTCTCCACACACACCATCAATCTGCAAGAGCAGATTATCAACAAAGACATCCCTTTCTTGCAGCGGGCGTTGGACATAAAGTTTAGGGCCGTGCTGGTGAAGGGTCGGGGTAACTACGCCTGCCTGCGCAAGGTAGCTGAACTTGAGCGCGAACCCGAGCTGTTGCTCAACGAAGAAAATGCCGACGAAGTGCGAGCGCTTATCGCCTGGACGAAGGTCACCAAGGACGGCAGCAGGGCTGACTTGCCCATCATGCCGCGCAACGAAGTGTGGGAGGCCATCGCTTCCGAGAGCGACACATGCCTGCGCGCCAAGTGTCAGCACTTTAGCTCGTGCTTTGTGAACCGCGCCCGCCGGCAGGCCGCACAGGCGCATATCCTAGTCGCCAATCACCACCTGCTCTTTGCCGATCTTGCTGTTCGCAACCAGCTCGGCAACTTGGGCGAAGCAGCAGTTCTGCCCCCTTACCGACACATCATCTTTGACGAAGCCCACAATATCGAGGAGGTGGCAAGTAGCTACTTCGGCAGCCGCATCACGCGCGCTGGGCTGGCGCGCATGCTGCGCCGCTTTCATCGTCCAGGAAAAGACGAGCACAGAGGGCTGCTCCACCTGGCTCGTGCCAAGGTGCACAAACACAGTGATGTGCTGCCCATGGAGCTTTTGCGGGAAGCCACCAGCCTCATCGAACGCACTCTCGTGCCGCTGGCGGACCAGTTGCTCGAGGACAACAGTGCGGTCATGGAGTCGCTCTGGCAGGGCGTGCGCGCGCAGGCCGAGGAACAAGAAGGCGAAGTCAAACTGCGCTTGACCCCGCTCGCGCAGCGACTGCTCCTGGGCGGCGAAGGAGAAGAAAAGGTGCGTGCCCTCTGCGCTGGCCTTCGCCAGTTCGCCAGCAGGGCAAAAGATTTCTTGGGGATCCTGGACCGCGCCAGCAGATATGTGGAGGAGGACTTTTGCTCGCTTGCCATCGAACTACGGGCGGCAAGCGAGCGCTTGGAGGCGGCCGCCGACACCATCGAGGACATCCTCTTTGGTTCCGACGAGGCGCACACGCGGTGGATCGAGGTGAAGGCGGGGCAGCGCGACAACATAGTCCGGCTGCTCAGCGCGCCATTGGAAATCGGCCAGATGATGCGCACCGCGGTGTTCGAGCGCTTCCAGACCGTGGTCATGACCTCTGCCACCATGACGGTCGCCGGCAGTTTCGAATTTGTCAACGAGCGCACCGGCGCCGGGCTGGTGGAAAAACGTCTGGAGCTCATGCTCCCCGCGCCGTTTGACTTCGAGCGGCATGTGCTTCTGGGTGTACCCTTGGACATTCCTGATCCGCGCGACCACGACTATGCAGCGGCACTGGCCGAGCTCGTGCTGCGGGCGCTGCTCATTTCCGAGGGGCGCGCCTTCGTCCTTTTCACCTCCTACGGCCTCCTCAACAAAATCCACCGCCAGTTGGATCCACTGCTCATGGAGCATGGCATCGTTGCCCTGAAACAAGGTGCAGAGGATCGTCACCGCCTGTTGGAGCGTTTCCGCAGGGACACGACTTCGGTCCTCTTCGGCACCGACAGCTTTTGGCAAGGGGTTGACGTCGAGGGTGAAGCGCTGGAGTCGGTGATTATCACCAAGCTGCCGTTTCAGGTTCCCACAGAACCGTTGGTGGAGGCCCGGGTGGAAGCGCTCAAGAACCGCGGCGGCAACCCGTTCACGGAGTACACGGTACCCTGGGCCACCCTCAAGTTCAAGCAAGGCTTCGGCCGCCTGATTCGCCGCAAGACCGATCGCGGCTGCGTACTCATTTTCGACAAGCGCGTCGTCCTGAAAAGCTACGGCAGCGTCTTCCTGGGCTCGCTGCCCAAGTGCCGGCTGGTCACCGGGTCCACCGAAGAGGTGTTCGCCGCGCTGCGCGAGTTTTTCGCCCGGGCCAGACGGTCGTGA
- a CDS encoding T9SS type A sorting domain-containing protein, with amino-acid sequence MRLLPLLMLFICVAAESQGQVSLWERQYGQPDRAEFATGRVVETLSGEYVLCGFTMGATPWEIDGLIIKLSASGDTLWTRQVGSTGLGGAADFLWGIALGSNEELLLTGTRYQAPLGRQVWFLKYDQDGNCLLDKRFGKNQEDNGNEILQNSDGSYVILGNTASFGTQHGGKDVWLLKLDAQGDTVWTRTYDFGFDDAGAGIIPFHSGGYLIAAHSCVAHCGGLLQENFCSYFLVDSAGNVLKRRVFDRGRKNTFSQVATTTDGGAILCGATCMTDTFPNPDVWLVKLDQEAEVSWSKTIGYVHRYDGGLSILQSRDGGYYLAAYSQGVQTPEMNYDNWWLLRLTGTGDTLWTKWWGWPLNDDPYSIIPTSDGGIVIAGWKDANSNPFYSLSLGNADISVVKVDTLGRSTAVGPAVSEGRSEYLVGHIYPNPFNDATTMHISLSNASHVRLEVFDARGRLVATLLNGLYEPGEHVVHWAAARLPSGLYFCRLSSDNNVRWTKALLLR; translated from the coding sequence GTGAGACTTCTGCCACTGCTGATGCTCTTCATCTGCGTGGCTGCAGAGAGCCAAGGCCAGGTCAGCTTGTGGGAACGGCAGTACGGTCAACCCGACAGAGCCGAGTTCGCCACTGGCCGTGTGGTCGAAACTCTGTCGGGCGAGTACGTCCTGTGCGGGTTCACCATGGGCGCGACCCCATGGGAAATCGACGGGCTGATCATCAAGCTCTCTGCAAGCGGCGACACTCTGTGGACACGACAAGTGGGCAGCACCGGGCTGGGAGGAGCAGCGGACTTCCTATGGGGAATTGCCTTGGGCAGCAACGAGGAACTCCTCCTGACCGGAACCCGCTACCAGGCCCCCCTTGGGCGACAGGTCTGGTTCCTCAAGTATGACCAGGACGGCAACTGCCTCCTTGACAAAAGGTTCGGCAAGAACCAAGAGGACAATGGCAACGAGATTCTCCAGAACTCGGATGGAAGCTACGTCATTCTGGGCAATACCGCGTCCTTCGGCACGCAGCACGGCGGCAAGGACGTGTGGCTTCTGAAGCTGGATGCCCAAGGCGACACCGTCTGGACCCGAACCTATGATTTCGGTTTTGATGACGCCGGAGCAGGGATCATCCCCTTCCACTCTGGCGGCTACCTCATCGCCGCTCACAGCTGCGTGGCTCACTGCGGAGGATTGCTCCAGGAGAACTTCTGCAGCTACTTTCTTGTTGACAGCGCGGGCAATGTGCTCAAACGCCGTGTCTTTGACCGAGGCAGGAAGAACACTTTCAGTCAGGTGGCCACAACAACAGACGGTGGCGCCATTCTCTGTGGTGCCACCTGCATGACCGACACTTTTCCCAACCCTGACGTCTGGCTGGTGAAACTGGACCAGGAAGCGGAGGTCAGCTGGAGCAAGACCATCGGCTACGTCCACCGCTACGACGGAGGGCTGAGCATCCTCCAGAGCAGAGATGGCGGATACTACCTGGCCGCCTACTCCCAAGGTGTGCAGACACCGGAGATGAATTATGACAACTGGTGGCTACTTCGCCTCACCGGCACAGGCGACACCCTGTGGACGAAGTGGTGGGGGTGGCCGCTCAATGATGACCCCTATTCCATCATCCCGACATCGGATGGGGGAATCGTGATTGCCGGCTGGAAGGACGCAAATTCCAACCCCTTCTATTCCCTTTCCCTTGGGAATGCGGACATCTCCGTCGTCAAGGTAGACACTCTGGGCAGAAGCACCGCAGTGGGGCCCGCTGTGTCGGAGGGACGGAGCGAGTACCTGGTGGGGCACATTTACCCGAATCCCTTCAACGATGCCACCACCATGCATATTTCTCTGAGCAATGCGAGCCACGTCAGGTTGGAGGTGTTTGATGCCCGCGGCCGGCTGGTAGCCACCCTCCTCAATGGCCTCTACGAGCCCGGCGAGCACGTGGTGCACTGGGCAGCAGCCCGTCTCCCCAGCGGCCTGTATTTCTGCCGTCTGAGTTCGGACAACAACGTGCGCTGGACAAAGGCGCTCCTGCTAAGGTAA
- the lepA gene encoding translation elongation factor 4 has protein sequence MISDKIRNFCIIAHIDHGKSTLADRLLELTGTLSKEEMVEQVLDNMDLERERGITIKSHAVTMNYTARDGQRYTLNLIDTPGHVDFSYEVSRSLAACEGAILVVDAAQGVEAQTISNLYLALENDLEIVPVINKIDLSNAQVELVKRQIVEILGIAEQEILLASAKHGLGIEEVLEAVVARIPPPRGDVSAPLQALIFDSMFNSYRGAVAYVRVVNGEIGVGSRIRLFSSGKEFEVEEVGILQLRQIKRPKLCAGEVGYVIAGIKEVRDTKVGDTITDAARPAAAPLPGFKEVKPMVFSGLYPAVAESYDELRKALERLSLNDSSLHFEPETSVALGFGFRCGFLGLLHMEIVQERLEREYNLNLITTVPNVKFRVTRKNGGVMWVENPAQMPPAGDIALIEEPYIAAHILTPAEYIGSIMQLVQERRGVFVTTEYLDPTRAHLHYEFPLAEVIFDFYDRLKSVSRGYASFDYEFLAYKPGDLVKLDVLLNGEVVDALSVVVHRDKAYEWGRRVCEKLRELIPRQLFQIVIQAAIGSRVIARASISPLRKKVTAKCYGGDITRKRKLLEKQKEGKKRMRQLGRVEIPQEAFLAVLKV, from the coding sequence ATGATCAGTGACAAGATTCGCAACTTTTGCATCATCGCCCACATCGACCATGGCAAGTCGACCCTGGCCGACCGCCTTCTTGAGCTCACCGGCACACTGAGCAAAGAGGAGATGGTGGAGCAGGTGTTGGACAACATGGACCTGGAGCGCGAGCGCGGCATCACCATCAAATCGCACGCGGTGACCATGAACTACACGGCGCGCGACGGGCAGCGGTACACCCTCAACCTCATCGACACCCCTGGCCACGTGGATTTTTCCTACGAGGTTTCGCGCAGTCTGGCTGCCTGCGAAGGGGCTATTCTGGTGGTGGATGCTGCCCAAGGGGTCGAGGCGCAGACCATCAGCAACCTCTATCTGGCCTTGGAAAACGACCTCGAAATCGTGCCAGTCATCAACAAGATCGATCTCTCCAACGCGCAAGTGGAGCTTGTCAAACGCCAGATTGTGGAAATCCTCGGCATCGCGGAACAGGAGATCCTCCTGGCGAGTGCCAAACACGGCCTCGGCATAGAGGAGGTGCTGGAGGCGGTTGTGGCGCGCATCCCGCCGCCACGAGGAGACGTCTCGGCTCCTCTTCAGGCGCTCATTTTCGATTCTATGTTCAACAGCTATCGCGGGGCCGTTGCCTACGTCAGGGTGGTGAACGGCGAAATCGGCGTCGGCTCACGCATCCGGCTCTTTTCCTCAGGCAAGGAGTTTGAGGTTGAAGAGGTAGGCATCCTGCAGTTGCGCCAGATCAAACGGCCGAAGCTTTGCGCCGGGGAGGTAGGCTACGTGATTGCCGGCATCAAGGAGGTGCGGGACACCAAGGTGGGCGACACCATTACCGACGCAGCACGGCCGGCAGCGGCACCGCTTCCCGGGTTCAAGGAGGTCAAGCCGATGGTCTTCAGTGGCCTGTACCCGGCGGTGGCCGAGAGCTACGATGAGCTGCGCAAGGCCTTGGAGCGCCTCAGCCTCAATGACAGCTCCCTTCACTTCGAGCCGGAGACGTCGGTGGCGCTCGGCTTCGGCTTCAGGTGTGGCTTCTTGGGCCTGCTGCACATGGAGATTGTCCAGGAACGGTTGGAGAGGGAATACAACCTCAACCTCATCACCACCGTCCCCAACGTCAAGTTCCGAGTCACCCGCAAGAACGGCGGGGTCATGTGGGTCGAAAACCCCGCGCAAATGCCCCCTGCCGGCGACATCGCCCTCATCGAGGAGCCGTACATTGCCGCGCACATCCTCACGCCGGCCGAGTACATCGGCAGCATCATGCAATTGGTGCAGGAGCGGCGCGGCGTTTTCGTCACCACTGAGTATCTTGACCCGACGCGCGCCCATTTGCACTACGAGTTCCCGCTGGCCGAGGTGATTTTCGACTTCTACGACCGGCTGAAATCGGTGTCGCGGGGCTATGCGTCGTTCGACTATGAGTTCCTCGCCTACAAGCCGGGCGATCTGGTCAAATTGGACGTGCTGCTCAACGGCGAGGTAGTGGACGCCCTTTCGGTGGTGGTACACCGGGACAAGGCTTACGAGTGGGGCCGACGCGTGTGCGAGAAGCTGCGCGAGCTCATTCCGCGGCAGCTGTTTCAGATCGTCATCCAGGCGGCCATCGGCAGCAGGGTCATCGCCCGCGCCAGCATCAGTCCGCTGCGCAAAAAGGTGACGGCCAAGTGCTATGGCGGGGACATCACCCGGAAGCGGAAGCTTCTGGAGAAACAAAAGGAAGGCAAGAAACGTATGCGGCAGTTGGGCCGCGTGGAGATTCCCCAAGAGGCCTTCCTCGCCGTGCTGAAAGTGTAA
- a CDS encoding ABC transporter ATP-binding protein, translating into MIVAEDLSKRYGSTLAVDGLSLTVEGELFVFLGPNGAGKTTTIKLMTGLLRPDRGHVRINGFDVATQPLQAKGCLGLVPERPYVYPKLTGREFLFFMADLYRVDRATAVRRFEHLVELFDLAGHIDRLIETYSHGMKQKIALSGALIHDSKVLFLDEPTVGLDPKSARNLKSLLKGLVQRGVTVFMSTHILEIAESMCDRVGIIDKGKLIALGTMAELRGKSSRRQSLEDIFLELTGGDEYREVLKYLEES; encoded by the coding sequence ATGATTGTCGCCGAAGACTTGAGCAAGCGCTACGGTTCCACACTGGCCGTTGATGGATTATCGCTGACGGTCGAAGGGGAGCTCTTTGTCTTTCTCGGGCCCAATGGCGCCGGCAAGACCACCACGATTAAGCTCATGACTGGCCTGTTGCGGCCGGATCGTGGGCACGTGCGCATCAACGGGTTCGACGTGGCCACGCAGCCGCTGCAAGCAAAGGGCTGCCTTGGCCTAGTGCCGGAACGGCCGTACGTCTATCCCAAGCTCACCGGACGTGAGTTCCTCTTCTTCATGGCCGACCTCTACCGTGTCGACCGCGCGACGGCCGTGCGTCGCTTCGAGCACCTGGTGGAGCTTTTCGATTTGGCAGGCCACATCGACCGCCTCATCGAAACCTACTCGCATGGCATGAAGCAGAAAATCGCGCTGAGCGGCGCTCTCATTCATGACTCGAAAGTCTTGTTCCTCGACGAGCCAACCGTGGGCCTTGACCCGAAGAGCGCACGGAATCTGAAGAGTCTGCTCAAGGGCCTGGTGCAGCGTGGGGTCACGGTGTTTATGTCCACCCACATCCTCGAGATTGCCGAGTCGATGTGCGACCGCGTGGGGATCATCGACAAAGGGAAGCTGATTGCCCTTGGCACAATGGCAGAGCTGCGCGGGAAGTCGTCGCGCCGCCAGTCGTTGGAAGACATCTTCCTTGAGCTCACCGGCGGGGACGAGTACCGGGAGGTGCTCAAGTATCTGGAGGAGAGTTAG
- the lepB gene encoding signal peptidase I, with protein sequence MESTGRKKGLMREYAEAVAVAVVAALILRILVIQAFRIPTGSMKDTLLIGDFLMVNKFIYGVRTPSSLPLVKAKIPHTRLPAIKQPKRGEVIVFKYPLDERLDYIKRCVGLAGDTIEVRNGDLYINGKPEGKKELIGRRYDPEDGHYVLEYRITTERGQKYNIRHYEMRSRSFDNFGPIVVPRGHLFMMGDNRDNSADSRFWGPLPFDNVLGEAMIIYFSWDSRVPLYNFTKKIRWFRLGRIIR encoded by the coding sequence ATGGAAAGTACCGGACGGAAAAAGGGCCTGATGAGGGAATACGCGGAGGCAGTGGCGGTTGCTGTCGTGGCAGCACTCATCTTGCGCATCCTCGTCATCCAGGCGTTTCGCATACCCACCGGATCAATGAAGGACACGTTGTTGATCGGCGACTTTCTCATGGTGAACAAGTTCATCTACGGCGTGCGCACGCCGAGCAGCCTGCCTTTGGTGAAAGCGAAGATTCCCCATACCCGCTTGCCGGCGATAAAGCAACCCAAACGCGGTGAGGTCATCGTCTTCAAGTACCCGTTGGACGAGCGGCTTGACTACATCAAGCGCTGCGTTGGCCTGGCCGGCGACACGATCGAAGTGCGCAACGGCGACCTTTACATCAACGGCAAGCCCGAGGGCAAGAAGGAATTGATTGGGCGGCGCTACGACCCGGAGGACGGCCATTACGTGCTGGAGTACCGCATCACCACCGAGCGAGGCCAGAAGTACAACATCCGCCACTACGAGATGCGCAGCAGGAGCTTTGACAACTTCGGCCCGATTGTGGTGCCGCGCGGCCACCTGTTCATGATGGGAGACAACCGCGACAACAGCGCTGACAGCCGCTTCTGGGGGCCCTTGCCTTTCGACAACGTGCTCGGCGAGGCAATGATTATCTACTTTTCTTGGGATTCCCGCGTGCCCCTGTACAACTTCACCAAGAAGATCAGGTGGTTCCGCCTTGGCAGGATCATCCGCTGA
- the hemW gene encoding radical SAM family heme chaperone HemW has translation MAGSSAEPLPPAGLYVHVPFCRRKCPYCDFYSVPFRTEEAEHFLAALQREMRLWAKQGPLAGTPFTTLYIGGGTPSLLTPAQLSTIFSAVDSLFRLHSGAEVTLEANPATLSASQLCALRTVGVNRLSLGVQSLHEGELHTLGRLHTAAEAERTFRQAREAGFDNLSVDLIFGIPGQTTASWEATLRKVIDWSPEHLSTYALTLEPCTPMAQAVARGALRPVGTEEEKRMYLLAHDLLTANGYEHYEISNYAKPGSRCRHNMQYWQRHPYLGLGPSAHSFHGNQRWWNVADVSAYCQALAHDSLPVQEREVLTGEQGRLETIMLALRTAEGLELRSLPPESARRALEGAARLSPDGKHPLALLDAERIRLTHYGFLVHEEVCRLLA, from the coding sequence TTGGCAGGATCATCCGCTGAGCCGCTGCCGCCGGCTGGCCTCTACGTCCATGTGCCCTTCTGCCGGCGCAAGTGCCCATACTGCGACTTCTATTCCGTCCCTTTCCGTACCGAAGAGGCCGAACACTTTCTTGCTGCACTCCAGCGCGAGATGCGTCTTTGGGCGAAGCAGGGCCCGCTTGCCGGCACCCCCTTCACTACCCTTTACATCGGCGGCGGAACACCTTCTCTGCTCACGCCGGCGCAACTGTCCACGATCTTCTCAGCCGTGGACTCACTCTTCCGCCTCCACTCCGGTGCGGAAGTGACCCTGGAGGCCAACCCCGCGACTCTGTCGGCCAGTCAGCTTTGCGCGCTCCGCACGGTGGGCGTCAACCGCCTGAGCCTGGGCGTGCAGTCATTGCACGAGGGTGAGCTGCACACCCTTGGCAGGCTGCACACCGCCGCCGAAGCGGAGCGAACCTTCCGCCAGGCGCGCGAAGCCGGGTTCGACAACCTGAGCGTAGACCTCATTTTCGGTATCCCGGGTCAAACAACGGCAAGTTGGGAAGCGACCCTGCGCAAGGTCATCGACTGGTCTCCCGAGCACCTCTCCACCTACGCGCTGACGCTGGAACCGTGCACGCCGATGGCACAGGCGGTGGCAAGGGGAGCGCTCAGGCCGGTGGGTACCGAAGAAGAGAAGAGGATGTACCTCCTTGCCCATGACCTCCTGACGGCGAATGGTTACGAGCACTATGAAATTTCCAACTACGCCAAACCAGGCTCTCGATGTCGGCACAACATGCAGTACTGGCAGCGCCACCCTTACCTTGGCCTCGGGCCCTCGGCCCACTCTTTCCACGGCAACCAGCGCTGGTGGAACGTAGCGGACGTGAGCGCGTACTGCCAGGCCTTGGCGCATGATTCCCTGCCCGTGCAAGAAAGAGAGGTCCTCACTGGTGAGCAGGGGCGCTTGGAGACCATCATGCTTGCCCTGCGCACCGCAGAAGGGCTTGAACTGCGCAGCCTGCCTCCTGAATCAGCGCGTAGGGCCCTGGAGGGCGCTGCTCGCCTGTCTCCGGACGGCAAGCACCCGCTTGCCCTGTTAGACGCGGAGCGAATTCGCCTGACGCACTATGGCTTTCTCGTGCACGAGGAAGTGTGCAGGCTCTTGGCATAG
- a CDS encoding porin family protein — MARVAVLTLAAVMLIPIAAMAGGPFSLGPRVGYYKAQDADEGKLFAGAAARLRLSSALAVEGSVDLRKEEYMRGRVTVTSWPVMVTGLVYPLPFLYGLIGAGWYNTKVEYAPLGGLLAREPEYE; from the coding sequence ATGGCAAGAGTCGCTGTTCTCACCCTCGCCGCTGTAATGCTTATCCCCATTGCCGCCATGGCGGGCGGACCCTTCTCGCTCGGGCCCCGTGTGGGGTACTACAAGGCCCAGGACGCCGACGAGGGGAAGCTCTTTGCTGGCGCCGCCGCACGCCTGCGCCTCAGCTCCGCCCTCGCCGTTGAGGGCTCGGTGGACCTTCGCAAGGAAGAGTACATGCGGGGACGGGTCACCGTCACCAGCTGGCCGGTGATGGTCACCGGTTTAGTCTACCCGTTGCCCTTCCTCTATGGCCTGATTGGCGCTGGTTGGTACAACACCAAGGTTGAATACGCACCCCTCGGCGGGCTCTTGGCCCGAGAACCGGAATACGAGTAA